One window of Nicotiana tomentosiformis chromosome 11, ASM39032v3, whole genome shotgun sequence genomic DNA carries:
- the LOC138901652 gene encoding uncharacterized protein, with product MEKVKVIQERLRTAQSRQKSYVNRKVRYVDYMVGEKVLLRVSPMMGVMRFGKKGKLSPRYIGPFEVLERVGEYYGDLSHVLDFSTVQLDGDLTYDVELMTILDRQVQNLRSENIASVKVQWRGQPVEEAT from the exons ATGGAGAAGGTCAAGGtgattcaagagcgacttcgtacagctcagtctagacagaagagttatgtgaatCGGAAGGTCCGATATGTAGAttacatggtgggtgagaaggttctgcttagagtttcacccatgatgggtgtgatgaggttcgggaagaagggcaagctgagccctcgatatattggcccttttgaagtgcttgagagagttggagag tattatggtgatctgtcacatgttttggacttcagcacggttcagttagatggggacttgacttatgatgtggagctgatgaccattttggaccggcaggttcAAAACTTGAGGTCggagaatatagcttcagtgaaggttcagtggagaggtcagccagttgaggaagCTACTTAG